CACGCAGTCCGGGGTCAGGTCGGAAAAGTCGTGTTGGTAGGCGCGCAAAAACTGGTTGAGAAGATTTTTCTTTTTGTGGAACCGGTTGCCCCGAAGCTCCACCAGTTCCGGCACGGAATAGACGTAGTCCCAGTGGTCCCGGGCCTCGGTGAGCCGCACCCGGCCGGGCATGGCCTCCTTCCAGAGTTCGGCCAGCCCTTCGGGCACCCGGGTCAGCTCCATGCCCCCGGCCAGAACCGGGCAGTTCGCCCAGTCCGGGCTGTTCCACGGTCCGATCGGCGCCCAGTGCACAAGAGTGGGCAGGGTCTGGCGAATCCAGACATGGGTGGCGCTGAAAGCCCATTCCAGCCCGTATTCCTCGGCCCAGCCCCAGATGTTGCCGAAGCTGTAGTCCGAGGTCTTCATGGGGCAAAGCGCCCACCGTTTGAGGTATTCCTCGCGCCCCGTCAGGCAGACGGGCTCGTAAGTCAGCATGTCGGATCGTCCTTTCGCGGTGCGCCAGAAGGGCGCCGCGCTCACGGTTCACGGCGGCGTCGGTTTCGTCCCCGCGACGGCCCCGGGGCGTGTCCGGGGCATGGCGAAGCGCCGCCAATCCTTGAATTGATAAACGTACAGCATGGCCGTGGCCTGTATGGCCTGGGAGGCCAGCATGGCCATCCAGACCCCTTCCGCCCGCCCCAGGACCATGTGCCCCAGGACAAGCGCCAGGGGCAGCCGCACCAGCCAGATGGAGGGACCGGTGACGGC
Above is a genomic segment from Desulfolutivibrio sulfodismutans DSM 3696 containing:
- a CDS encoding DUF2156 domain-containing protein, with product MLTYEPVCLTGREEYLKRWALCPMKTSDYSFGNIWGWAEEYGLEWAFSATHVWIRQTLPTLVHWAPIGPWNSPDWANCPVLAGGMELTRVPEGLAELWKEAMPGRVRLTEARDHWDYVYSVPELVELRGNRFHKKKNLLNQFLRAYQHDFSDLTPDCVEATLDMQRQWCTWRDCEDPGTLLAENRAITRVLQNWDRLGGGLFGGVLRVEGEVVAYTVAEALSDDMLVIHFEKGRPEFKGVYQAVNQMFLADRGHGFAFVNREQDLGDEGLRKAKMSYNPVTFLKKFAVAVSPA